Proteins encoded in a region of the Paenibacillus sp. E222 genome:
- a CDS encoding asparaginase, giving the protein MKKTSNLRPWAVWSTAALTALTISLSPIGTYAAHAATVEVSGTTSAVQTASSTPARNTTIPVLSDSFKQSALPNVLVIGTGGTIAGQSEDATSFQNYKAGTLPIGEMVDALPDKQKIADVSTLQFGNSGSGSYTMADLYDLSQTVDKALAQYDSVVVTTGTDTMEEIAYFLDMTVQSDKPVVITGSMRPWTVIGSDAQANLYNAIKLAGSGRTTSFGTVLMLNDTIQLARGVTKTNDYRTDTFETPMLGAVGYIDEENIRIYRAPARALKPEGALKPAFDLSKITKADLSKVEIAISYQEAGGEAIEGFVKGGAKGIVTSGTGAGGISKAMGQARTKAVEDGVIFVTTTRTGSGSVYGGGKGVIAGDNLSPQQARILLMLGLSFSDDFDTIKKWFETYGTPEV; this is encoded by the coding sequence ATGAAAAAAACTTCAAATCTTCGTCCTTGGGCTGTATGGAGCACAGCTGCTTTGACAGCTCTGACCATCTCCCTGTCCCCAATTGGAACCTATGCGGCTCATGCGGCTACGGTAGAAGTGAGCGGTACAACCAGTGCAGTTCAGACCGCATCATCCACTCCGGCTCGCAATACAACCATCCCTGTGCTATCGGATTCGTTCAAACAATCCGCTCTGCCTAATGTTCTGGTCATTGGGACGGGTGGTACGATTGCAGGTCAATCCGAGGATGCAACCAGCTTCCAGAACTATAAGGCCGGTACACTCCCGATTGGAGAAATGGTCGACGCCTTACCGGACAAACAGAAGATTGCAGATGTTAGCACACTCCAATTCGGAAATTCAGGCTCAGGCTCTTATACCATGGCTGATCTCTATGACTTGTCTCAGACGGTAGACAAGGCTCTGGCTCAGTATGACAGCGTTGTGGTTACCACAGGTACAGATACCATGGAGGAAATCGCCTACTTCCTCGACATGACCGTACAAAGTGATAAACCCGTCGTCATTACAGGGTCCATGCGCCCTTGGACCGTTATCGGCTCCGATGCACAAGCGAATCTGTACAACGCCATCAAGCTCGCAGGCAGCGGGCGCACCACTTCATTTGGGACCGTGCTGATGTTGAACGATACGATTCAACTGGCGCGCGGCGTGACCAAAACGAATGATTATCGAACTGACACGTTCGAAACCCCGATGCTTGGTGCAGTAGGTTATATTGATGAAGAAAACATTCGAATTTATCGTGCCCCTGCACGTGCCTTGAAGCCTGAAGGTGCATTGAAACCGGCCTTTGACCTGAGCAAAATCACCAAGGCAGATCTCTCCAAGGTGGAAATTGCCATTTCCTATCAGGAAGCTGGCGGCGAGGCTATTGAAGGATTTGTGAAAGGCGGCGCCAAGGGGATCGTAACGTCCGGTACCGGAGCAGGCGGTATCTCCAAAGCAATGGGACAAGCACGCACCAAAGCGGTGGAGGATGGCGTCATCTTCGTAACGACCACTCGGACAGGTTCAGGCAGTGTATATGGCGGAGGGAAAGGTGTTATTGCCGGTGACAACCTCAGTCCTCAGCAAGCACGCATTTTGTTGATGCTCGGACTGTCCTTCAGCGATGATTTTGACACGATTAAAAAATGGTTCGAGACTTATGGAACGCCGGAAGTTTAA
- a CDS encoding O-methyltransferase has product MNLTPDEYVNQLFQEDDLLLKVKEAIRSNGMPEVSVAAAYGRLLTFLAKTSKAEAVLEIGVLGGYSGICLARGLSDGGTLTSLELKEEYAAMARGHLEEGGFGDKVEYRIGPAADSLAQLAQEGRTFDFFFIDADKENYPVYLDYAIKLARPGAVIVGDNCFLRGRTLNPDKQGPAVLAVRRFNEQMASDPRLVTTMLPDYDGLALAWVK; this is encoded by the coding sequence GTGAATCTGACCCCTGACGAATATGTAAATCAATTATTTCAAGAGGATGATCTCTTGTTAAAGGTAAAAGAAGCCATCCGATCGAACGGCATGCCGGAAGTTTCAGTTGCAGCGGCCTATGGCCGTTTGCTCACGTTTCTTGCGAAGACATCGAAAGCGGAGGCTGTACTCGAAATCGGTGTGCTTGGCGGTTACAGCGGAATTTGTCTTGCTCGCGGTTTAAGTGACGGGGGAACCCTGACTTCGCTGGAACTGAAAGAGGAATACGCAGCGATGGCTCGTGGTCATCTGGAGGAAGGAGGCTTTGGGGATAAGGTCGAATATCGAATTGGGCCCGCAGCCGACAGTCTGGCGCAGCTGGCACAGGAAGGACGTACCTTCGATTTCTTCTTCATTGATGCAGACAAAGAGAATTATCCCGTTTATCTCGATTACGCCATTAAGCTCGCGCGGCCCGGGGCGGTGATTGTGGGAGATAACTGTTTCCTGCGCGGCCGTACGCTTAATCCGGACAAGCAGGGTCCGGCTGTCCTCGCGGTTCGGCGCTTCAACGAGCAGATGGCCAGTGACCCGCGGCTGGTAACGACGATGCTGCCGGATTATGATGGTCTGGCTCTGGCCTGGGTGAAGTAA